From a single Streptomyces sp. 1331.2 genomic region:
- a CDS encoding non-ribosomal peptide synthetase, translated as MTHEGFLAAGPASDQAVEHAVTRFPVDRPRPATPAEATATHRLTLDSALTQGLRQLAESAGGTLFGALAAAGQVLSAVYAGEDEVTAVVRGRATGDDGASVVLRTTVDGALPFERLLGEASAAAGAALPGEYAVADLVLRFAETDGALEVCVDHHPEVLEPATVERFAEAFHTLLTGVVDRPGRPLGELALAPEAELRRLLVDWNDTTHEFPAHRSLTDVFAERVRLTPDQPAVLFGDQRLSYAELNERANRLAHRLLAEGVTTESRVGLLLDRSVHAVVSILAVLKAGGVYVPLHAAYPEDRVRFVLTDVGAELLLTDRAMAARAAAAEVPLLVVDDPATTEGRPAHDPEVEPDARQLAYIMFTSGSTGTPKGVAITHSDVVALAWDRRWREAAHRRIVFHSPHAFDASTYELWVPLLTGGEMVIATEEPTPALVRELITEHGVTAVFLTSALLRLFAEEAPDCFAGAATVITGGEAPSPEALERVITHCPGTVVINAYGPTEATTYTQFHELSLEQVRARVVPIGPPLDNTRLYVLDAWLRPVPVGAPGELYVAGDGLARGYFGRAALTSERFVADPFGTGQRLYRTGDVVRRRADGSMDYLRRADNQVKIRGFRIEIGEIEAALTSLEDVTDAAVVVHEARGAKHLVAYVVAQRGREADPEAWREALAARLPSYEVPSWFVTMDALPLNNSGKVDRRALPEPQIELPTAAEHVEPRTDTERLLARLWAEVFGVERVGVTDNFFEFGGDSILAIKVVSRARAHGIRLTAKDLFLTPTVEELAQVAVRTEDAAGAAGAAPAERPLVQLTDAETERLAAGGAVEDVYPLTPMQSGMLFDALMTGDTGLHLIQFDLVLDHVEDPDLLARAWQQAADRLPILRTAVVWEDVSSPVQVVRAAATLPVTVHDWRELAEADRQERWEALRAADRAAGVDFAAAPLARVAIIRLGDSSVRVLWSMHHIVMDGWSGAELLTEVAAEYARLRDGEGPQPQPRVPFRDYLHWLDGQDQAAAEAHWRGVLGGFDAPTRLPYDRPTAPEYRPRATGMVEVDIAAELSARLVDMAKRTKLTPSTLLQGAWALLLSRYSGSQEVCFGGTVSGRTPDLAGVDSIVGMLVNTLPVLVHVDRDQDLVAWLAALQAEQARARDFETVSLTQAQSWSGLSAGDNLFDSIIVFENYPFDERAFSAHGLELSHFDTETGSGAALGVVVLPGDRITVRLHFDPALFEADTVRRMADYLRTLLEAFAGEPGRTVGELPALSAAEHRVLVGGAAGAAEDRSIEHRMHELVEAQAQLRPDAVAVELDDQRLTYADLDARANQLAHFLIERGVGSDVLVGIATERSLDLFVAILGILKAGGAYVPLDPDYPEERLGFTLAETRPPVVLAHERSISRFPQTDADLVFLDRDWPAIAEYPETDPKAAGSPRDLAYVVYTSGSTGRPKGVAVEHRSLYNTVTAVVGPYGLTPDSRVFQLCSMSFDTGVQDLFTTWAAGGTMVVPAPDVARNGAYLVEHMLAGRVTTASIPITVLSSLDPDSLPGMDTVRVGGDVVVPEVAEAWARDHRVINNYGPTEAGVTVSLFEVEQGAGYRNVPLGAPLANTRVYVLDDRLSPVPIGVPGELYVGGVGLARGYVANPAKTAERFVADPFGPAGSRLYRTGDVVRLRPDGMLEFVGRTDHQVKIRGFRVEPGEIESVLLRHDAVAEAAVTVWPDDKGNKRLVAYFVARPGAPAPTAEELRRHLGGTLPDYMIPAAIVLLERMPLNHNGKLDRSALPAPSRQDGADAAYVAPKDPTEEALVRIWSEVLGIERVGVEDDFFALGGDSLNSLRIVARMRTAFGVEVTPRDLFEGLTVAALATTIRDRILAKVLEMAAAQS; from the coding sequence GTGACCCACGAAGGGTTCCTGGCAGCAGGGCCGGCGTCGGACCAGGCCGTCGAGCACGCGGTGACCCGCTTCCCGGTGGACCGCCCACGGCCGGCGACGCCCGCCGAGGCCACCGCGACACACCGCTTGACGCTCGACAGCGCGCTCACGCAGGGCCTTCGGCAGCTCGCCGAGTCGGCCGGCGGCACGCTGTTCGGCGCGCTGGCCGCCGCCGGCCAGGTGCTGTCCGCCGTGTACGCGGGCGAGGACGAGGTGACCGCCGTCGTGCGCGGTCGCGCCACCGGGGACGACGGCGCGTCCGTCGTCCTGCGGACCACCGTCGACGGCGCGCTCCCGTTCGAGCGCCTCCTCGGCGAGGCCTCCGCCGCGGCGGGCGCCGCACTGCCCGGCGAGTACGCCGTCGCCGACCTGGTGCTGCGGTTCGCCGAGACCGACGGCGCACTGGAGGTGTGCGTCGACCACCACCCCGAGGTGCTGGAGCCCGCCACCGTCGAGCGGTTCGCCGAGGCCTTCCACACCCTGCTGACGGGCGTGGTGGACCGGCCGGGCCGGCCGCTGGGCGAGCTGGCGCTGGCCCCCGAGGCCGAGCTGCGCCGCCTGCTCGTCGACTGGAACGACACCACCCACGAGTTCCCCGCGCACCGCAGCCTGACGGACGTCTTCGCCGAGCGGGTGCGGCTCACCCCGGACCAGCCGGCCGTGCTCTTCGGCGACCAGCGGCTCAGCTACGCCGAGTTGAACGAGCGGGCCAACCGACTCGCCCACCGCCTGCTCGCCGAGGGCGTCACCACCGAGTCCCGGGTCGGCCTGCTGCTGGACCGCTCGGTGCACGCGGTCGTCTCCATCCTGGCCGTGCTGAAGGCCGGCGGCGTCTACGTCCCGCTGCACGCCGCCTACCCCGAGGACCGCGTCCGCTTCGTCCTGACCGACGTCGGCGCCGAACTGCTGCTGACGGACCGGGCGATGGCGGCCAGGGCCGCCGCGGCCGAGGTCCCGCTGCTCGTGGTGGACGACCCGGCCACCACCGAAGGCCGGCCCGCCCACGACCCCGAGGTGGAGCCGGACGCCCGGCAGCTCGCCTACATCATGTTCACCTCGGGCTCCACCGGCACGCCGAAGGGCGTCGCGATCACCCACTCCGACGTGGTGGCCCTGGCCTGGGACCGCCGCTGGCGCGAGGCGGCGCACCGGCGCATCGTCTTCCACTCCCCGCACGCCTTCGACGCCTCCACCTACGAGCTGTGGGTGCCGCTGCTGACCGGCGGCGAGATGGTCATCGCCACCGAGGAGCCGACCCCGGCCCTGGTCCGCGAACTGATCACCGAGCACGGGGTGACGGCGGTCTTCCTCACCTCCGCGCTGCTGCGCCTGTTCGCCGAGGAGGCCCCCGACTGCTTCGCCGGCGCGGCCACCGTGATCACCGGCGGCGAGGCGCCCTCGCCGGAGGCGCTGGAGCGGGTCATCACGCACTGCCCCGGCACCGTGGTCATCAACGCCTACGGGCCGACCGAGGCCACCACCTACACCCAGTTCCACGAGCTGTCCCTGGAGCAGGTGCGCGCCCGCGTCGTGCCGATCGGCCCGCCGCTGGACAACACCCGGCTCTACGTCCTCGACGCGTGGCTGCGCCCCGTCCCGGTCGGCGCGCCCGGCGAGCTGTACGTCGCCGGCGACGGCCTGGCGCGCGGCTACTTCGGCCGGGCGGCGCTGACCTCCGAGCGCTTCGTCGCCGACCCCTTCGGGACCGGGCAGCGGCTCTACCGCACCGGCGACGTCGTGCGCCGGCGCGCCGACGGCTCGATGGACTACCTGCGCCGGGCCGACAACCAGGTCAAGATCCGCGGCTTCCGGATCGAGATCGGCGAGATCGAGGCCGCGCTCACCTCGCTGGAGGACGTCACCGACGCCGCCGTCGTCGTGCACGAGGCGCGCGGTGCCAAGCACCTGGTCGCCTACGTGGTGGCGCAGCGCGGCCGGGAGGCCGACCCGGAGGCCTGGCGGGAGGCGCTGGCAGCGCGGCTGCCCAGCTACGAGGTGCCGTCCTGGTTCGTCACCATGGACGCGCTGCCGCTGAACAACAGCGGCAAGGTCGACCGCCGCGCGCTGCCCGAGCCGCAGATCGAGCTGCCGACCGCCGCGGAGCACGTCGAGCCGCGCACGGACACCGAGCGGCTGCTGGCCCGGCTGTGGGCCGAGGTGTTCGGCGTCGAGCGGGTGGGCGTCACCGACAACTTCTTCGAGTTCGGCGGCGACTCCATCCTGGCCATCAAGGTCGTCTCCCGGGCCCGCGCCCACGGCATCCGGCTGACCGCCAAGGACCTGTTCCTCACCCCGACCGTCGAGGAGTTGGCCCAGGTCGCGGTCCGTACCGAGGACGCGGCCGGTGCAGCCGGCGCGGCCCCGGCGGAGCGTCCGCTGGTGCAGCTCACCGACGCCGAGACCGAGCGCCTGGCCGCCGGCGGGGCCGTCGAGGACGTCTACCCGCTGACCCCGATGCAGAGCGGGATGCTCTTCGACGCGCTGATGACCGGCGACACCGGTCTGCACCTGATCCAGTTCGACCTGGTGCTCGACCACGTCGAGGACCCGGACCTGCTCGCCCGGGCCTGGCAGCAGGCGGCCGACCGGCTGCCCATCCTGCGCACCGCCGTGGTCTGGGAGGACGTCAGCAGCCCGGTGCAGGTGGTGCGCGCCGCGGCCACCCTGCCCGTCACCGTGCACGACTGGCGGGAACTGGCGGAGGCCGACCGGCAGGAGCGCTGGGAGGCGCTGCGCGCCGCCGACCGGGCGGCCGGCGTGGACTTCGCCGCCGCGCCGCTGGCCAGGGTCGCGATCATCCGGCTCGGCGACAGCAGCGTCCGGGTGCTGTGGTCGATGCACCACATCGTGATGGACGGCTGGAGCGGCGCCGAACTGCTCACCGAGGTCGCCGCCGAGTACGCCCGGCTGCGCGACGGCGAGGGCCCGCAGCCGCAGCCCCGGGTGCCGTTCCGGGACTACCTGCACTGGCTGGACGGGCAGGACCAGGCCGCCGCGGAGGCGCACTGGCGGGGCGTGCTCGGCGGGTTCGACGCGCCGACCCGGCTGCCCTACGACCGTCCGACCGCGCCGGAGTACCGGCCGCGTGCGACCGGGATGGTCGAGGTGGACATCGCCGCCGAACTGTCCGCCCGGCTCGTGGACATGGCCAAGCGCACCAAGCTGACCCCGAGCACGCTGCTGCAGGGCGCGTGGGCGCTGCTGCTGTCGCGCTACAGCGGGAGCCAGGAGGTCTGCTTCGGCGGCACGGTCTCCGGCCGCACCCCGGACCTGGCGGGCGTCGACTCCATCGTCGGCATGCTGGTCAACACCCTGCCGGTGCTGGTGCACGTGGACCGCGACCAGGACCTGGTGGCCTGGCTGGCCGCGCTGCAGGCCGAGCAGGCCCGCGCCCGCGACTTCGAGACCGTGTCGCTGACCCAGGCGCAGTCGTGGAGCGGCCTGTCCGCCGGCGACAACCTGTTCGACAGCATCATCGTCTTCGAGAACTACCCGTTCGACGAGCGGGCGTTCAGCGCGCACGGACTGGAGCTCAGCCACTTCGACACCGAGACCGGCTCGGGCGCCGCGCTGGGCGTCGTGGTGCTCCCCGGCGACCGGATCACCGTGCGGCTGCACTTCGACCCGGCGCTGTTCGAGGCCGACACCGTGCGCCGGATGGCCGACTACCTGCGGACCCTGCTGGAGGCCTTCGCCGGCGAGCCGGGGCGCACCGTCGGCGAGCTGCCGGCGCTCTCGGCCGCCGAGCACCGGGTGCTCGTGGGCGGGGCGGCGGGCGCCGCCGAGGACCGCTCCATCGAGCACCGGATGCACGAACTGGTCGAGGCGCAGGCGCAGTTGCGCCCGGACGCGGTCGCGGTGGAACTCGACGACCAGCGGCTGACCTACGCCGACCTGGACGCCAGGGCGAACCAGCTGGCCCACTTCCTGATCGAGCGCGGCGTCGGCAGCGACGTGCTGGTGGGCATCGCGACCGAGCGCAGCCTGGACCTGTTCGTCGCCATCCTCGGCATCCTCAAGGCCGGCGGCGCGTACGTGCCGCTGGACCCGGACTACCCGGAGGAGCGGCTGGGCTTCACACTGGCCGAGACCCGCCCCCCGGTGGTGCTGGCCCACGAGCGCAGCATCAGCCGGTTCCCGCAGACCGACGCGGACCTGGTCTTCCTGGACCGCGACTGGCCGGCCATCGCCGAGTACCCGGAGACCGACCCCAAGGCGGCGGGCAGCCCCCGCGACCTCGCCTACGTCGTCTACACCTCCGGCTCCACCGGCCGGCCCAAGGGCGTGGCGGTCGAGCACCGTTCGCTCTACAACACCGTGACCGCGGTGGTCGGGCCGTACGGGCTCACCCCGGACAGCCGGGTGTTCCAGCTGTGCTCGATGAGCTTCGACACCGGAGTACAGGACCTGTTCACCACCTGGGCCGCCGGCGGCACGATGGTGGTGCCGGCCCCGGACGTCGCGCGCAACGGCGCCTACCTGGTCGAGCACATGCTCGCGGGCAGGGTCACCACCGCGTCCATCCCGATCACCGTGCTGTCCTCCCTCGACCCGGACTCGCTGCCCGGGATGGACACCGTCCGGGTCGGCGGCGACGTGGTCGTGCCCGAGGTCGCCGAGGCGTGGGCCCGCGACCACCGGGTGATCAACAACTACGGGCCGACCGAGGCCGGCGTGACGGTCAGCCTCTTCGAGGTCGAGCAGGGCGCGGGCTACCGCAACGTCCCGCTGGGCGCGCCGCTCGCCAACACCCGGGTGTACGTGCTCGACGACCGGCTCTCCCCGGTGCCGATCGGGGTGCCCGGCGAGCTGTACGTCGGCGGCGTGGGCCTGGCACGCGGGTACGTCGCCAACCCGGCCAAGACCGCCGAGCGCTTCGTCGCCGACCCGTTCGGCCCGGCCGGATCCCGGCTGTACCGCACCGGCGACGTGGTGCGCCTGCGCCCCGACGGCATGCTGGAGTTCGTCGGCCGCACCGACCACCAGGTCAAGATCCGCGGGTTCCGGGTGGAGCCCGGCGAGATCGAGAGCGTGCTGCTGCGGCACGACGCGGTGGCCGAGGCCGCGGTGACGGTCTGGCCGGACGACAAGGGCAACAAGCGGCTCGTCGCCTACTTCGTGGCCCGGCCCGGGGCGCCGGCGCCGACCGCGGAGGAGCTGCGCCGCCACCTCGGCGGCACGCTGCCCGACTACATGATCCCGGCCGCGATCGTCCTGCTGGAGCGGATGCCGCTCAACCACAACGGCAAGCTCGACCGCTCCGCGCTGCCCGCGCCGAGCCGCCAGGACGGCGCCGACGCCGCGTACGTCGCCCCGAAGGACCCGACCGAGGAGGCGCTGGTCCGGATCTGGTCCGAGGTGCTGGGCATCGAACGGGTCGGCGTCGAGGACGACTTCTTCGCCCTCGGCGGGGACTCCCTCAACAGCCTGCGCATCGTCGCCCGGATGCGCACCGCCTTCGGCGTCGAGGTCACCCCCCGGGACCTCTTCGAGGGGCTGACGGTCGCCGCCCTGGCCACCACCATCCGCGACCGGATCCTGGCCAAGGTGCTGGAGATGGCCGCAGCCCAGTCCTGA